In the Arachis ipaensis cultivar K30076 chromosome B10, Araip1.1, whole genome shotgun sequence genome, one interval contains:
- the LOC107622968 gene encoding gamma-glutamylcyclotransferase 2-1: protein MVFWVFGYGSLVWNPGFEFDEKIIGYIKDYRRVFDLACIDHRGTPESPARTCTLEEKEGAICWGAAYCVKGGAEKEKLAMQYLERRECEYDQKTLVNFYKEGETLQPALTGVIVFTSTPDKINNKYYLGPAPLEDMARQIATAYGPCGNNRDYLFLLEKAMYDIAHEDDYVIELANEVRKVLGMGKALPKDKKLVGATSQLQHPPHVPIPTLQLHPLPEPIALDS, encoded by the exons ATGGTTTTCTGGGTTTTTGGCTACGGTTCACTTGTGTGGAACCCAGGATTCGAATTCGATGAGAAAATTATCGGCTACATTAAGGATTACAGACGTGTATTTGATTTAG CATGCATTGATCACCGGGGTACACCTGAAAGCCCTGCAAGAACTTGCACGTTAGAGGAGAAAGAAGGAGCAATTTGC TGGGGTGCTGCTTATTGTGTCAAAGGTGGCGCTGAGAAGGAAAAACTTGCTATGCAG TATTTGGAAAGGCGAGAATGTGAATATGATCAAAAGACTCTCGTAAACTTCTACAAG GAAGGAGAGACACTTCAACCTGCTTTAACGGGAGTGATAGT ATTTACATCTACGCCGGATAAAATTAACAACAAATACTACCTGGGACCTGCCCCTCTTGAAGACATGGCTAG GCAAATAGCAACTGCCTATGGTCCTTGCGGAAACAACAGGGATTATCTTTTCCTTTTGGAGAAGGCCATGTACGATATTG CCCACGAAGATGACTATGTAATAGAGCTAGCTAATGAAGTAAGGAAAGTACTTGGAATGGGGAAGGCACTACCAAAGGACAAAAAGTTGGTTGGAGCAACATCACAACTTCAACACCCTCCTCATGTACCTATTCCAACCCTTCAGCTTCATCCTCTTCCAGAACCCATTGCTTTGGATAGCTGA
- the LOC107621060 gene encoding putative F-box/LRR-repeat protein 9: MRCATNPIYRFPKPARNWLDLPYELTAEIMSKVGAFDIFANGVEEVCTLWRRVCNDPYTWRTIHIGYYLGLRGPFKRKWIIMRKFDDSFHRAIRRSCGQVVDLSLQYIFFVDTGCSLQQLRRLQLVKCDNTEILIEMAKGFPLLEELDINLCDMYEASVTLEVIGQRCRRLKSLKLNMGCSEGNQEAYAIAKNMPNLRYLQLCMNNLDNNGLSAIFSGCPNLEYIDLGWCSNVDLEGSWLALEYADKIVDLRYLHASMEDYGKMYDRGRPSALLMDYYYDLQFGEPFDERGNFIGFIHDLTLVSEDELKLEWKEEVDGICEIAILQRWHRSRNVTSFKEFRRYCQETKNTKSSNGKKHGRRAWKINYKSLYL; encoded by the exons aTGCGTTGCGCTACAAATCCAATATACCGGTTTCCCAAACCAGCGAGAAATTGGTTGGATCTTCCCTACGAATTGACAGCGGAAATCATGTCGAAGGTAGGTGCGTTTGACATCTTCGCCAATGGAGTCGAAGAAGTGTGCACTCTTTGGCGTAGGGTTTGCAACGATCCGTACACGTGGCGGACTATACATATCGGCTACTACTTAGGGCTCCGCGGCCCCTTCAAACGGAAATGGATTATCATGCGCAAATTCGACGACAGTTTTCACCGTGCAATTCGCCGCAGCTGCGGCCAGGTGGTCGATTTAAGCCTCCAATATATTTTCTTTGTTGATAC GGGATGTAGTCTGCAACAACTACGACGGCTACAACTTGTCAAGTGCGATAATACAGAAATATTGATTGAGATGGCTAAAGGATTTCCTTTGTTAGAAGAACTTGATATAAATCTGTGCGATATGTATGAAGCAAGTGTTACTTTAGAAGTCATAGGTCAACGTTGTCGTCGTCTAAAATCATTGAAACTTAACATGGGTTGTTCTGAAGGTAACCAAGAAGCATATGCTATTGCAAAAAATATGCCGAACTTAAGGTATCTACAACTATGCATGAACAATTTGGATAATAATGGCTTGAGTGCAATTTTTAGTGGTTGTCCTAATCTTGAATATATAGATTTAGGATGGTGTTCCAATGTTGATTTGGAAGGGAGCTGGTTGGCGCTAGAATATGCTGACAAAATTGTGGATTTAAGATATTTGCATGCATCCATGGAGGACTACGGGAAAATGTATGATAGAGGTCGACCTAGTGCTTTGCTAATGGACTATTATTACGATTTGCAATTTGGTGAACCTTTTGATGAAAGAGGGAATTTTATTGGCTTCATTCATGATTTAACACTTGTATCTGAAGATGAATTAAAATTAGAATGGAAAGAGGAAGTAGATGGCATATGTGAAATTGCAATACTTCAAAGATGGCATAGGTCAAGGAATGTTACTAGTTTCAAGGAGTTTAGAAGATACTGTCAAGAAACCAAGAACACGAAATCATCCAATGGCAAGAAACATGGAAGAAGGGCTTGGAAGATTAACTATAAAAGTCTATATCTTTAG